A window from Kovacikia minuta CCNUW1 encodes these proteins:
- a CDS encoding gamma-glutamylcyclotransferase, producing the protein MSVPPNETYQFQPKRVEPQPLSYMQQSQAIDSTFYYFAYGSCMCPVDLKRTLGENTHPFVIGPATLNGYRLGFYRRSLRRDCGVLDVVKDSNSSVEGVLYRLPWRLSDRLDEREEVPKGGYRHETVQVHCQSQIYKNVRTYVVVDKLAEELAPNDWYFNVVLRGAVTCGLPEQYCWQLFNHMHQLQQRHGQKQSYRRSA; encoded by the coding sequence ATGAGCGTCCCTCCTAACGAAACCTATCAATTTCAGCCTAAAAGGGTTGAACCTCAACCATTGAGCTATATGCAACAGTCGCAGGCGATTGACTCAACATTTTACTATTTTGCCTATGGCTCCTGCATGTGTCCGGTTGATCTAAAACGGACGTTGGGTGAAAATACTCACCCGTTTGTGATTGGACCTGCAACCCTCAATGGGTATCGGTTAGGGTTCTACCGCCGCTCTTTACGTCGGGATTGTGGGGTATTAGACGTGGTTAAAGATTCCAACTCTTCCGTTGAAGGAGTTTTATACCGATTGCCCTGGCGACTTAGCGATCGCCTGGATGAACGCGAGGAGGTTCCCAAAGGTGGCTATCGGCACGAAACAGTGCAGGTTCACTGCCAGAGTCAGATTTACAAGAACGTCCGAACCTACGTCGTGGTAGATAAGCTGGCGGAAGAATTAGCCCCCAACGACTGGTATTTCAATGTAGTGCTGCGGGGTGCCGTTACCTGTGGCTTACCCGAACAATACTGCTGGCAGTTGTTCAACCACATGCACCAGCTTCAGCAGCGCCACGGTCAGAAGCAGTCTTACCGTCGATCTGCTTGA
- a CDS encoding PIN domain-containing protein, translating into MAVIPPFLLMFDVSALMGGGVREWREFSRIGECFVPKIILEEINFLTDRASDPTQEQTAREFVRFFPESGWKSAAAIATHPSLKPAEGHNLSKRSRLTLTLVQAAYGLARNRPDGLVVIVSSDQGLMQRLRALETPNLCAIPVVALVQWTRSERKPPIVIHQLQAMRSTVGAVVGDPPSRTSRSIPSSPVRSVVSKPVTTRRAARPSFRLPIAKIFYNLLTLGIVAIAVLAVWRVVFPASFDQLWQQLQPPEQPSPPAKTVPKKK; encoded by the coding sequence ATGGCGGTTATTCCTCCTTTCTTACTCATGTTCGATGTCAGTGCCCTAATGGGCGGGGGTGTGCGGGAGTGGCGAGAATTCTCCCGAATCGGAGAATGTTTTGTTCCTAAGATAATTCTGGAAGAGATTAACTTCTTGACCGATCGCGCATCTGACCCGACTCAGGAGCAAACTGCCAGGGAGTTTGTCCGATTTTTTCCTGAAAGTGGTTGGAAATCGGCTGCTGCGATCGCCACCCACCCTTCCCTCAAACCTGCTGAAGGTCACAACTTAAGTAAACGCTCCCGACTGACCCTAACGTTAGTTCAGGCTGCCTATGGGTTGGCGCGTAATCGGCCAGACGGGTTGGTGGTGATTGTATCGAGTGATCAGGGTTTAATGCAACGGTTGCGTGCCCTGGAAACGCCCAACTTATGTGCGATTCCAGTTGTTGCCTTGGTGCAGTGGACTCGTTCTGAGCGAAAACCACCCATTGTGATTCATCAACTTCAGGCGATGCGATCGACCGTGGGAGCAGTAGTGGGAGATCCTCCCAGCAGGACTTCGCGATCCATCCCATCGTCTCCGGTCAGGTCGGTTGTCTCGAAACCCGTCACAACCCGTCGCGCAGCAAGACCTTCGTTTCGCCTCCCGATCGCCAAGATCTTTTACAACCTTCTCACTTTGGGGATAGTAGCGATCGCGGTCTTAGCCGTTTGGCGAGTTGTCTTTCCGGCTAGTTTTGACCAACTCTGGCAACAGTTACAACCGCCTGAGCAACCCTCCCCACCAGCCAAAACAGTTCCTAAGAAAAAATAG
- the infC gene encoding translation initiation factor IF-3, protein MPVIERAERKPNRDLPTINERIRFPKIRVIDSDGAQLGILTPREAMQIADEKELDLVLVSDKADPPVCRIMDYGKFKFEQEKKAREAKKKQHTVDVKEVKMRYKIEEHDYNVRINQAKRFLKDGDKVKATIMFRGREIQHSDIAEDLLKRMANDLQEVAEVQQAPKKEGRNMMMLLAPKK, encoded by the coding sequence ATGCCTGTGATTGAAAGAGCTGAAAGAAAACCAAACCGCGATTTACCCACAATTAACGAGCGTATTCGATTCCCAAAGATTCGGGTGATTGACTCGGACGGAGCACAGTTGGGGATTTTAACTCCCCGTGAGGCGATGCAAATTGCTGACGAAAAAGAGCTTGATCTCGTTTTGGTCAGTGATAAGGCAGATCCTCCCGTTTGCCGAATTATGGACTACGGTAAATTTAAGTTTGAGCAGGAGAAAAAAGCACGGGAAGCAAAGAAGAAGCAGCATACCGTTGATGTCAAAGAAGTCAAAATGCGCTACAAAATTGAGGAGCATGACTACAATGTCCGCATTAATCAAGCGAAGCGCTTCCTCAAAGATGGCGATAAAGTCAAAGCCACAATTATGTTCCGTGGACGAGAAATTCAGCATAGTGATATTGCAGAAGACTTGCTAAAGCGAATGGCAAATGATTTGCAGGAAGTCGCTGAAGTGCAGCAAGCCCCCAAAAAGGAGGGGCGCAACATGATGATGCTGTTAGCTCCGAAGAAGTAG
- a CDS encoding pentapeptide repeat-containing protein, protein MKLKFLGTTVILTLMALASTVAAANPSHLRQLRNTNACPGCDLSGADLRGWNLRNADLRGADLSNADLRGADLNGADLRGANLYGARR, encoded by the coding sequence ATGAAGCTGAAATTTTTAGGGACAACGGTTATTTTGACACTAATGGCTCTGGCAAGCACTGTTGCTGCCGCCAACCCCAGCCATCTGCGGCAACTCCGCAACACGAATGCCTGTCCCGGATGCGACCTGAGCGGAGCCGACCTGAGAGGCTGGAACCTCCGTAACGCCGACCTCAGGGGCGCAGACCTCAGTAATGCCGACCTCAGAGGCGCAGACCTGAATGGTGCTGACTTGAGAGGCGCTAATCTTTATGGAGCAAGACGCTAA
- a CDS encoding pentapeptide repeat-containing protein produces the protein MQSIYVCAATSLLIGLSSISQVSAIPEHVKRLKDRNECRGCNLRNENLSGFNLTNADLKEADLENADLKGANLQNANFKGAKGLTPEQVKVASNWKNALYDDGFRKRLGLPTGK, from the coding sequence ATGCAATCAATCTATGTTTGTGCAGCTACCAGCCTTTTGATCGGGTTGTCATCAATTTCTCAGGTCAGTGCAATTCCAGAACATGTCAAACGGTTGAAAGATAGAAATGAGTGTCGGGGATGCAATCTGAGAAATGAAAATTTGAGTGGGTTCAACCTGACGAATGCTGATTTGAAAGAAGCAGATCTGGAAAATGCAGATTTGAAAGGTGCTAATTTACAAAACGCTAACTTCAAGGGAGCCAAGGGATTGACTCCAGAGCAGGTTAAGGTCGCTAGTAACTGGAAAAATGCGCTGTACGATGATGGGTTTCGTAAACGCCTGGGGTTACCGACAGGTAAATAG
- a CDS encoding succinate dehydrogenase/fumarate reductase flavoprotein subunit: protein MIDHDVIIVGGGLAGSRAALEIARTDPNLSVAVVAKTHPIRSHSVAAQGGIAATLKNVDTTDSWEAHAFDTVKGSDYLADQDAVEILTREAADVVIDLEHMGVLFSRLPDGRIAQRAFGGHSHNRTCYAADKTGHAILHELISNLMAHGVTVYDEWYVLRLILEEGQMKGLVMYHLLDGQLAVVRAKTVMVATGGYGRVYNTTSNDYASTGDGLSMTALAGLPLEDMEFVQFHPTGLYPAGVLISEAVRGEGAYLINSDGRRFMEDYAPSRMELAPRDITSRAITSEIRAGRGIHSDRSAGGPFVYLDLRHMGQEKIMNRVPFCWEEAHRLVGIDAVHEPIPVRPTVHYSMGGIPVNTDGQVRSSAEDLVDGFFAAGEAACVSVHGANRLGSNSLLECVVYGRRTGAAIARYVQNRKLPDLNESHYLTEIRNQIQSLLNQPGSYRIAQVRQAYQDCMTEYCGVFRTETIMQTGLAKLKQIQQQYDQIRLDDKGTLWNTEIVEALELRSLMIVGEMILTAALNRQESRGSHSREDYPNRDDSNFLKHTLTYYSPAGIDIQYKPVTITRFQPQERKY, encoded by the coding sequence ATGATTGATCACGACGTAATTATTGTCGGTGGAGGACTGGCAGGTTCTCGTGCTGCACTAGAAATTGCCCGCACCGATCCCAACCTGAGTGTGGCAGTTGTTGCCAAAACCCACCCAATCCGCTCTCACTCTGTTGCCGCTCAGGGGGGAATTGCAGCCACCCTAAAGAACGTAGACACCACTGATAGTTGGGAAGCCCATGCCTTTGATACGGTCAAAGGTTCCGACTATCTGGCCGATCAGGATGCTGTAGAGATCCTGACGCGCGAAGCTGCGGACGTGGTAATTGACCTGGAACATATGGGTGTTTTATTCTCCCGCTTGCCCGATGGACGAATCGCCCAGCGAGCTTTTGGGGGTCATTCCCATAACCGCACCTGCTATGCAGCCGATAAAACGGGCCATGCGATTTTGCATGAGCTGATTAGTAACCTGATGGCTCATGGTGTCACCGTGTATGACGAATGGTACGTGCTGCGGCTGATCCTGGAAGAAGGGCAGATGAAGGGACTGGTAATGTACCACCTCCTGGATGGTCAGTTGGCTGTCGTTCGGGCAAAAACCGTGATGGTTGCCACAGGCGGATATGGGCGCGTTTATAACACCACCTCGAACGATTATGCGTCCACTGGGGATGGTCTTTCCATGACTGCGCTGGCAGGGTTGCCCTTGGAAGACATGGAGTTTGTCCAATTCCATCCCACAGGGCTTTATCCTGCTGGGGTGCTGATTTCAGAAGCGGTCAGAGGAGAAGGTGCCTATCTCATTAATAGTGATGGGCGGCGGTTTATGGAAGATTATGCTCCCAGTCGTATGGAATTAGCCCCGCGCGATATTACTTCACGGGCAATTACCTCTGAAATTCGGGCAGGGCGAGGAATCCATTCCGATCGCAGTGCGGGTGGTCCCTTCGTTTATCTCGATCTGCGCCACATGGGGCAGGAAAAAATCATGAACCGGGTTCCCTTCTGCTGGGAAGAAGCCCACCGCCTGGTTGGGATTGACGCCGTACATGAACCGATCCCCGTGCGCCCCACCGTCCACTACTCGATGGGGGGCATTCCAGTTAATACAGATGGACAGGTGAGAAGTAGCGCAGAAGACCTGGTAGATGGTTTTTTTGCCGCCGGAGAAGCCGCCTGTGTCTCTGTTCATGGGGCAAACCGCCTGGGAAGCAATTCTCTCCTGGAGTGTGTAGTGTACGGTCGTCGAACGGGGGCTGCGATCGCTCGCTATGTGCAAAATCGCAAACTTCCTGATCTCAATGAGTCCCACTACCTGACCGAAATCCGCAACCAAATTCAATCGCTCCTCAACCAACCTGGTTCCTACCGGATTGCCCAGGTGCGACAAGCTTATCAAGATTGCATGACTGAATATTGCGGTGTATTTCGGACTGAGACCATCATGCAAACAGGACTGGCAAAACTGAAACAAATCCAACAGCAATACGATCAGATTCGCCTGGACGACAAAGGCACCCTCTGGAACACTGAAATCGTTGAAGCTTTAGAACTTCGTAGTTTGATGATTGTCGGCGAAATGATCCTGACTGCTGCCCTCAACCGCCAGGAAAGCCGAGGTTCCCACTCCCGCGAAGATTACCCCAATCGGGATGACTCAAATTTCCTCAAACATACCCTGACTTACTATTCCCCAGCCGGGATCGATATCCAGTACAAACCCGTTACGATCACCCGATTCCAACCCCAGGAGCGAAAGTATTAA